The sequence AAACGGAAGACAAAGAAGTTCGCTTCAATGAAGAGAATGATAAGCTTGAAAGATCCGAGAATGTGAGTTTCTGCCAATGATGTTAGCTAGCACGAATATGAATCATTCACACCGTCTAGTTTGACTGATAAACCATGCCAACTTTGTGGATTAGCTAATCGTCAAGCTAACAAGTTGGCATGGCTTGTCAGAAATATTGTAgatggctagatagctagcttccTAAGACTCACTCATTTCTTTAGTTTGACTAAGACATACTTTATCTATCATGATCTATTCCAGTTGAGTCCTCATGGTATTGACTCTGAGTTTCTTTAGAAAAGAGAAAGATCGTGCCAAAGTACAAGAGACAAAGAAAAAGGATCCATCAGAAATAAAGGAAAAAGAAGTGTAAGTAGCTTCACAAGTAGGCTGGTTGCCATCTCTGTTCAGCTATTAGAATCTACTCCTTGCCACTCCTTTCATTtgccaaagagactggcctttcAGCAATCGTCAAATAGGAACATTCTATCGTTAATGAGCCCGAGGAGATCAGAGGATTTTATCCTGATTTGATAACTCTCACAGCTATCATCCAATCACGTTTATACAAATTAAACTTGGGAAAACGTTCTATCTTAATTCATACATTTGATTGTAAACATTAGAACATTGGGCATTATGATGTAATACATTTCCTTGTCAACATACACATTGGGCGCATGGAGAATAGAGGATTCCCGTTTATTTCATTTTTGCCACCAGCCAATGTgatttcatcacaccagagaagtTCTCGCCATTCAAACTTCCCGGCCTGTTCATTGTGAACGCTGTAGCCAATTTTATATTCAGCAAGCAAGGTGCTCTCTTTCctcatgtatgtatatatgtgtgtatatttatttatttgaattgctcAAAATAAGCAACCAAACTATATTGCTACTTCTGGGACATGCATTGGGCTAGGCGTCTAGTCCAATAGCTATAAGAGCAATAGAGAGCGGATGGAAGAGGCCAGTGGAGATGCATCAATTGCGCAAGAAGGGAACAGTGAAGACATGTGTAAGTTAAAGTTACTTCATTGGCTGGGCTATTAATCCACCATTTGTATCCTAGCTTACTACAGTTTAGCATTATGTATAATGTAGCATATGCCTACTTTTTGATGGACTACAGCCAAGATTTGAAGGTGGGCCTAGGTTCTGAATATGTTTTTAGGAAGAAATATGATTTGTGAGTGTCAGATGCTCTGGTGGCTTTGATTGATGGGTCATTTTACGTTGTCTGTGAGTTTGAATTCTCTCAATatccattcagaaagttttctAAAGTAGCCTGTCTGTACTCCATCTCAATAAGAGCGGAGGGACAAATAATATAACTGAAATGAGCATAACAAAATTGTAAAAATGTAAGCAAGTCATGATGATCAGCATATGTGCGAGGAATGACGACAGGTGCCAGTTTTGCGTTTCTTTTCTCTCATTAATGGGATGTAGCTGAAGAAAACACAGCTCGATAGAATCTTGTAGGCTAATATTTTCCTTATTATTTCTCTCTCATTACGGAGTTCTCTCTAGCTACTTTGAGCACTGGAGGCCgaaaggccagtctctttggcaaatgcaaggagtggaatgttagctaaaaagactggtacccagactactTCACGAGTATCAGAACAAACAAATGCAAATGTACCCATAACTCTTAACTAATATTCTGTATATTGTGGACACGATTGCTTATAGGTCGATACCTTCTTACTGTGTGTTTACACATTTATTTTCCTACCTGCAGTCCAAAATATCCATCATGCCTGTTCTTCCAGTACAACACTCAGCTTGGTCCCCCTTATCACATCCTGGTCGACACCAATTTCATCAACTTCTCCATCAAGGCTAAACTGGACATAGTTCAGTCAATGATGGACTGCCTGTATGCCAAGTGTGAGTATCTGGCAAAGTTTATTCAGCGTGAACTCAGTTAATGTAACTAAGGAATAACtggtgtatttttttaaattatactcTTGCTTGTTATCAAGGTATCCCATGCATCACAGACTGTGTAATGGCTGAGATAGAGAAACTGGGGATGAAGTATAGAGTAGCTCTGAGGTAACTAGCTGTTGTGAAGACCAACATCCAGATACACCACAGACattcagacacatacacacacgttctGAGGGTATTATCAACGTTCCATAGGGAAGGTATATGACGGATGCATTTTCTGCCTCTGTAGGATAGCCAAGGATCTTCGGTTCGAACGACTGCCATGCACCCACAAAGGAACATACGCCGATGACTGCTTAGTTCAAAGGGTAACCCAGGTAATGTAGTTTAATCTACTAAATTGACAATGTATTACATTAGGGAAACTCTTTAGTCATTAGAACACTGTGGTTTTATACCAGAGAAGAACACCAATTCAATCATGTATCTTTCACAGCACAAGTGCTATATCCTGGCAACTGTGGACAGGGACCTGAAGAGAAGGATCAGAAAGATCCCAGGAGTACCCATCATGTACATCTCCAACCATAGGTCAGAATTAACATCAGATTATCAGTGTTCAATGGGTCATTTGTGGTTATCCCTGTGTTTATAGCtagtttatctctttctctcataTAAAATGTCTTATACCATGATCTTTAAACCATGTTTAACTGTAATATTTTTCACAGGTTCAACATTGAAAGAATGCCTGATGACTATGGTGCTCCAAGATTCTAATATTCAGTTGATGGAATTGAAATTCTAGTTGGACTGTGGCTTTTGTCGGGGaggttttgatttgtttacctgCTTATTGTATATTGTTGAAGGACTTGAGTTTATGCTCTACAGTTTAAGCAGAAATGGATGACATTTTGCAAATTTAATGACTGGTGTATTTCTTACTATTCCGTAACTGTTTTTCACTTTGTTCCATAAAAGTACAAATACATTCTGTCAAGGTGTGAAAGTTGTAATAAATTAATGAAAGAATAGTCAAATGTATCCAGTATTTTTTCTATCATAGTGTGAAGAGGTAGGCTATACTCATTAGTCCTGGAGAGTGCATTTATTATAAACCCTAAAATTTCGCTGCTTGTAAAGTATCCAAGAATGACGCCAATAAAATCAGTTTGCTGTTAAATTGTCTAGCTGCCCACTTTTGTGCTGGCATTACATCAAGTTTTTGCAAACCCTTGCATTTCATAGTCTACctgcgttggactagtaaccgaaaggttgcaagatcgaatccacgagttgacaaggtaaagatctgtcgttctgtcccagaacaaggcagttaatccacagTTCCCACGCCGTCAttgaaattaagaatttgttcttaactgacttgcctagtttaaataaaggaaaaatacaaTTTGTCTGTTACAGCGGAGGAAATGTGTAGCTTGTTGAAAATGTAATCCGTCAGCGCATGCGCAGCTGCTATAGATCTGGGAGTGTCTGAGCGGCGCTATATTGTAGCAGGCATGAGATTAGCGCTCGCTACTCTGTAGCCATGGGCGTTCAAACTGGACTGATTTAGACTGACACGAACAATATTGTGTTGTAAAATGGACTAGACTGGAATGCGGGCACCAACTAAGCGGAGTGTCGAAGAAATGTGATCGTATTCAATCTATCCCGGCGTTTTGGATATAGACCGAATGACCTCTGGGATAACGGTGCCGGGTATTAGTGGTTTTTAATACAGTAGTTTGTTGTCTGTATACCCTTTTGGAAGATGCTATTTCCCCCCCTAATGTTGTAGGCATGTGTTTTCACCATTTTCCAATGTGCTTAGTTCAACCTCATTGTTGAAGTCTTATTTTCATGATGCCTAAAAACTCATGCCTTTTCTAGTTTTAATAATACATTGTCTAGTTTCAGTATTTCAATGATTTACTTGACTTAACCTGCATCGTAGAGATCATTGTGATGTTTCTAAAGTGCCAATAACATTATCGATCAGACATGACTTGATGTAGGCTAGCTATAATTCCCTTTAATCTCTgcttttgcaaaaaaaaaaaatttgaactCATCTGACATAAGTGGACAATTGTAACAACTAGTGTAGCTTTAACTCCGCATTTGTGTGGAACATATGATTGTGTGCCATTTTGTTCATAAGAGGTACAGTATTTGAATTTGGAGACTGATACAGCCTGCAGTTTTGCAAAGTTCTACATATCCAGCGTGTCATGAATTGCTCATGTTTCTCACCTGCTGTGGGAGTGTTACTTGCTGAGAAACTGCAATCAGATTGACAGTTAAAGGGCAGGGCACATAGGCTGTAAACCATCTGTGCCAGGTTCCAGGACTGGGGTCCCTTGTGTGGGGGGATGCTAAGGACCACAGTGGGGTGtgtgggggtggaggagagagatgaggatgAAGGTGAAGAGGATTTGCGGGACGGAGGGGTGCCCTTCTTCGTAAACAGGGGAGGCCTACCGGTGGATGAGGAGACTTGGGAGCAGATGTGGAGGCATGTGGCCCGGATTCACCCTAATGGGGAGGCCATAGGGACACGCATCCGGGGAGCCAGTGATCTGCCCAAGGTAAGAGCAGGTGAAGTCCTCACCTAGACACCCTACTCTGTTGTTTTCAGTTTGACAGCTCTACAGACTACACTCAGTCTATTTCAACAATGTGAAAGTAAAAAAGAATCAGCTTTTCCTCCCACTAGTATATAGCGTTCAATATGTATCCTAGTCACATTTATTTACCGTAAACTATCATTCAAGATAAATGTGCAGTAAACTGTTCAGGAGGATATATTGTCCCATAGCATAGGCCTAGTATATGATGCTACATGCTTAATTCGATTCGCACTAGAGATGGAGTGAAGATAACCCACTATGCAGAATGTTTGTAACTGACTCAGTTACGACTCTTCAGATAACAAGTGGATGAAGCTGTCAAAATATGCAGCATTTCAAACCACACAGATACACATGCAGTCATAACATGCCACTAGATGTACAAGTGCTGTCCTGTCCAGATGAGGTTAAATGCTGCCTCTGTGCTCCTAAGGAATTCCATTATATATTAAATTAATGTAGCATTGTGAGACTTGCTATATGGAACAATTAAGATAATGACCATGCCCATAAAGGATGGTTGTTAAGTTAAACAAGAGGACATTCTCCAGCTCTGTGAATATAGGGATTGTGCGATACTAATGCTTCTGGTTGTGCTCTGCCCCATAGATTCCTATACCGAGTGTGCCTACATACCAGCCAACCACCAGTATCCCACAGCGCATGGAAGCCATACAGAAATACATCAGGGACTTGCAGTATCCTTTGCCTGGAATGGTAGAACTGCTTGGTCACTATTGCCAAGCTCTGGACCAATGATGAATAGCCCAGGTATCCTAGATAAAGCTGTGACTGTTCATTGGAGCTGTTGTTGGTCATTGTCAGTCTCTGTATGATTGTTTATCCCAACCTGTCAGTCTAGATAACAGTTTAGGTACGTCAACAAAATGTACAGTAGGTTGATTATACATTAATTAATGTGTAAAGATGTTAAATTCCATGCCTGACGCTAACACACTGTGCTCTGGGTTGGAATTCAAGATATGTCTCCTGAAATATGTGTTAGCCATGCACTCTATGTATTTATAGATAATTCATAGATATAGGCACAAGCTGATTTCATGCAAATGGAAACTGGGCCACACAGTAGATGTACTGAAGAAGATTATGGTGATTGGTAACTCACTgaggtcctttgtagctcagttggtagagcatggcgcttgtaacACCAGGGTAGTGAGtatgattcccgggaccacccatatgtaaaatgtatgcaagcatgactaagtcgctttggataaaagtgtctgctaaaggGCATATATATATAACCAGTAAAATAGTTTACTATTATTTACTCTTACTTACATTGATATTGTCATAAAAGAATAAGTATGTCACATCTCAGAATGTAGGCCATGTTTAGACTATAATCTATTTTGAGCATAAACATTAGTATCGCTCAGCTCAAGAAGCTCATCCATAATTCACAAACGAGGAACTATGAATATCAGAAAGCACTTAACGGGGTTCATTCCCCATGAGAATACGTTCAGTGCACAACCCAGAGGGTCTGTTGTGTTTGGACATTTCCCATATTGTTTCACTCCCTCTGCATttgtatgtacactgaacaaaaatataagagcaacatgtaaagtgctggtcccatgtttcatgagctgaaataaaagatcccagaaatgttccatactcataaaagctaatttctcacaaatttgtttacatcccacttagtgagcatttctcctttgccaaaataatccatccatctgacagctgtggcatataaagaagctaTTTAAACAGCATTACACAGGtgccccttgtgctggggacaataaaaggccactgtaaaatgtggagttttgtcacacaacacaatgccacagatgtctcaagttttgagggagcgtgcagttggcatgctgactgcaggaatgtttaccagagctgttgcctgagaatttaatgtttatttctctaccataagccgcctccaacgtcgttttagagaatttggcagtacgtccaaccggccttacaacctcagaccacatgtatggtgtCATTTGGGGGAGCggttgctgatgtcaatgttgtgaaggagtgccccatggtagcggtagggttatggtatgggcaggcataagttacagacacaattgcattttatcgatggcaatttgaatacacagaaataccgtgatgagatctgaggcccattgtgaggcccattttttttttttaaaggtatctgtgaccaacagacacatatctgtattcctagtcatgtaCAATTCGTATATTAtagcctaatgcatttatttcaattgactgatttcctcagaactgtaactcagtaaaatctttgaaattgttgcatttatattttggtaCAGTTTACTTAACAATATCCTACAGGTACAATCACACGGGAACACAGTTTTTTGAAATCAAGAAGAGCAGGCCTCTTACTGCGTAAGTTTCACAGTTTCTTCTATCCCATTCCTGTTTCCTAATATTTTATTTTAGCTTAGCTCTTAGATTATCCTGAGTGGATCAAGGCCTTGTAGGGATATTGTAAATGTCAGACAGTAAGCAACATGATAGCTACCTGCAAGAGAGAATCTCAGGGTTTGGTGAAATAGCTTTTCCTGGGGCCGCAGAGGCAGCAGACAGAGGAAGTAGCTATGCATGTTTACCAATTGCTTTCATATTATGCTGATCATGACAGAAGCTGAAGGAATTGGATATCTGAATCGGCGGTATGTCTGTTGCACCCAAGGGCTTTGCGACCAGGAACTGTTTTCATAGCCTAATAGGATCTGTTTCCCCGGCAGAAGCTTCTAATGCATTTTGCTTACTCGGTTCTTGACATTTAGCACCAGATGGTTTTATTTCAATGTCTCATGCAAAATGCCAGTCTtaataatcaaatgtatttatttttcctaAAGGAGTTAGTCATTTTCCCTTTGCATACACAAAGATAACCTGTAATATGTAAAGTGTTTTTCAGGCCTTTTAGAATCCATGTTTATAATTTCTACCTTTTAGAGTAGACTATTTTGTTGCCTTGCCTTCAGGTGTATTCTAACCCTCATATTCTGTGTAGGTTGATGGACATCGCCAAGGAGATGACCCGGGAGTCACTGCCAATCAAGTGTCTGGAGGCTGTGATCCTTGGGATGTATCCTTTCCTTTAAATAGCTTAGGTGTTCCATGTGAAAACTGTAATGACTTTCTTATGCAGCTATCATTTTTCTCTCATCTACTACACTCAGCAGCACAAGATTTGTCAATGGGGTGATAAATGATGACCTGGAAATGTTGTTTTCCAACTGAGTGCTTGTGGGAAGCTAAAAAATAACCTGGAGTGATGCCTCAGTGTGgtatcttttattttagctcagtgtggtatcttttattttagctcagtGTGGTATCTTTTATTTTAAATCCCTGTGGTAACAGGGATTTAGAGACAAAGCTATATGGGCACAATCAGGGCATTCAAGTATTATGTGATTAGAACTGACTAGTGTGCTCACAGTCTGAGACTACTGTATGCAGACTAATGTATTCTTGTCTTAAAAACAGATTAGTGGAGCTTTTGTTGTTTATGTTACCCTGTAAAGGGGCACTCCAGTTGGAGCATGCAACCAGGGTCAGTGATAAGGTTTTTCAATGTCCTTGACCTTGCCTGTCCCAGTTACCTTACCAACAGCATGTCGGGTGTGGAGCGCTTCCCCCTCAGCTTTAAGACGCAGTTCTCAGGGAACCACTTCTGCCACATTGTGCTGGGGGTGCACAGCGGGGGCCGCTTCGGGGCACTGGGCATCAGTCGGCGGATGGACCTCATGTTCAAACCCCTGGAGTTCCGAACACTGGCTGACCTGGTGCAGGAGTTTGAGGGGGCCTACAGGGGTTACTGGCACACCCTGAGGAAGGTGAAGATTGGCCAGTATGTGTCCCATGACCCCCACAGTGTGGAGCAGATAGACTGGAAACACTCCATACTAGACGTGGATAAGCTGACCAAGGAGGAAATgaggagagagttggagagacaCACCCGGGACATGAGGATGAAGGTAAAGGACCCAGGGACACAGAGACCATGTGTTAGAGTACAGGAATGTGATGGGATGTACAGAACTAAGGCAGGACATGTGCACACATCTGGGGACTGAGATGGAAAAATGCCTATGAGCCAAACCATGTTAGGGATCCATGAAACAAACCTGTCAGCTTCCTAGGATTCTAGTGATTGCATTAGGTCCAACTGGCACTGAACTCCTAGTTTGTAGACTTCCACAGTACCAGTATGGAATTTAGATTTGTGTCAAATTAAATTGGGATACATCTGAGCTCCATGTTTTTGAATCATGTGATGGGGAAGCACCAGGGGAATTTTAATGTGAATCCTTTCTGAGCAGATGGAAAGCCCCTGTTAATCACTGAGATTCTGACTCCTTTTGACCCTCCGTCTCATCATACATGATGACATGGAGTTGACCTGCCATTTCAGTAGCTATAATCCTCAAATGATGACCTCATGCGCTATCATCCCAAACAGTAATGAAAGGATCCTTAACGCAGGGCCCTGTGTATAATAAAACTAATGTGATGGCTTTGTTCTGCTCGGTTGTGCGCCATGTATGGCTGCCTCTATCAATCAATGGCTGATATTTTTAGAGAGTGGGTTCTCGCCCATTCACTGGACTCACAATCACATTAAAGATGTGGAGGATTATCCCATCATCACCGTCAACACTGTGCCTCCAGCATGTTAGGGCCTCTCATCGAGCAGCTCACCTTAGTACTACTCTAAGTAATTGAAAGCTGATGATCGGAGTGTTTGTTTGCTACTGACTTTCCTTCCACCTCGCTACTCTGCATTTATTGATGTGCTGTATTTTGAAAGACAGACATTTAGTAAT is a genomic window of Salvelinus namaycush isolate Seneca chromosome 15, SaNama_1.0, whole genome shotgun sequence containing:
- the fcf1 gene encoding rRNA-processing protein FCF1 homolog, which encodes MGKRKTKKFASMKRMISLKDPRIKEKDRAKVQETKKKDPSEIKEKEVPKYPSCLFFQYNTQLGPPYHILVDTNFINFSIKAKLDIVQSMMDCLYAKCIPCITDCVMAEIEKLGMKYRVALRIAKDLRFERLPCTHKGTYADDCLVQRVTQHKCYILATVDRDLKRRIRKIPGVPIMYISNHRFNIERMPDDYGAPRF
- the LOC120059876 gene encoding tubulinyl-Tyr carboxypeptidase 1-like; this encodes MWRHVARIHPNGEAIGTRIRGASDLPKIPIPSVPTYQPTTSIPQRMEAIQKYIRDLQYNHTGTQFFEIKKSRPLTALMDIAKEMTRESLPIKCLEAVILGIYLTNSMSGVERFPLSFKTQFSGNHFCHIVLGVHSGGRFGALGISRRMDLMFKPLEFRTLADLVQEFEGAYRGYWHTLRKVKIGQYVSHDPHSVEQIDWKHSILDVDKLTKEEMRRELERHTRDMRMKIGKAATTSPTKDRKSNMGSPHRNPGSPMRRNSRIERRPSGEKKVLDPKSPPDMNGYQIRV